Proteins encoded within one genomic window of Leptospira stimsonii:
- a CDS encoding ExbD/TolR family protein, translated as MSLKKKKNPPSIPVSSMADIAFLLLVFFMVTSVLDTDPDIPIALPDVPGGEQLNKKIANIYLSADPGRTVFYNSIKMPINEAINNIRAKLTTTPDLKVLIHADKDLPYAELDQVFETLQDAGALKISLVTKTTQGGGLK; from the coding sequence ATGAGTTTAAAAAAGAAAAAGAATCCACCGAGTATACCAGTCAGTTCCATGGCTGACATCGCTTTCCTATTACTCGTATTTTTTATGGTAACTTCGGTTTTGGATACGGATCCCGATATCCCGATCGCTCTTCCGGACGTTCCCGGCGGAGAACAGCTGAATAAAAAGATCGCAAACATTTATCTCAGCGCCGATCCGGGTAGAACGGTGTTCTACAATTCGATCAAAATGCCGATCAACGAAGCGATTAATAATATCAGAGCAAAGCTCACTACCACTCCGGACTTAAAAGTTCTCATACACGCGGATAAAGATCTTCCTTATGCGGAACTCGATCAAGTGTTTGAAACTCTTCAGGATGCCGGCGCACTCAAAATCTCTCTGGTGACTAAAACCACAC
- a CDS encoding ExbD/TolR family protein has translation MIQIKKKRVLEEISASSMSDIAFLLLVFFMVTAVFFVKEGLNVQLPRKNANPTTVLRENVYEILVTGETIKMRNKTIGTKDYRNLNDFRQQLNLLEIPDISNKVALIKTTGETKYGNMLDALSAVQLRGFKLISVKRLK, from the coding sequence ATGATCCAGATAAAAAAGAAACGCGTATTAGAAGAGATCTCCGCTTCTTCAATGTCGGATATCGCCTTCCTTCTTTTGGTGTTCTTTATGGTTACGGCAGTGTTTTTTGTAAAAGAGGGATTGAACGTTCAACTCCCTCGGAAGAACGCGAATCCGACCACCGTCCTTAGAGAAAACGTCTACGAAATTCTCGTGACGGGTGAAACTATAAAGATGAGAAACAAAACGATCGGAACAAAAGATTATAGAAATCTAAACGATTTTCGTCAGCAGTTGAATCTTTTGGAAATTCCGGACATCTCAAATAAAGTTGCATTGATTAAGACGACGGGCGAAACAAAATACGGAAATATGTTGGACGCACTTTCAGCGGTTCAATTGCGCGGATTCAAATTGATCTCGGTAAAAAGGTTAAAGTAA
- a CDS encoding MotA/TolQ/ExbB proton channel family protein has translation MKFSSLKKEFKWVTTALILSGLISLSTTVIFAQDKTSEPTKTETSQTAPTTEEAKTESPAASAPAPKSEKSWGFVDLFLLGGWTMYPLALSSIVALGIIFERIFFLSTAKLLPKGYNIDLGEAMDSKGLDAVQAFLDERKEYKITQVLAGGIDVSSGDAEIFSKGVEREAAEVITVLERGLVILAAVSTIAPLIGFLGTVSGMINAFDAIANADQVNAKVVAGGIKEALITTAAGLIVAIPAMTFHQYLTSRIDGFTSEIEEAANRIYKEFLKRNSKKA, from the coding sequence ATGAAATTTTCTTCTTTAAAAAAAGAATTCAAATGGGTGACAACCGCACTCATCCTTTCGGGACTCATTTCCCTTTCCACAACTGTAATATTTGCGCAAGATAAAACATCCGAGCCAACTAAAACCGAAACCTCACAAACCGCGCCTACTACGGAGGAAGCAAAGACCGAAAGCCCTGCCGCTTCCGCACCAGCACCGAAATCGGAAAAAAGCTGGGGTTTTGTTGACCTTTTCCTTCTTGGCGGTTGGACAATGTATCCGCTCGCTCTTTCCTCTATCGTCGCACTCGGAATCATTTTCGAAAGAATCTTCTTTTTATCCACGGCTAAACTTCTTCCTAAAGGTTACAACATCGACTTAGGCGAAGCTATGGATTCTAAAGGTCTCGACGCAGTACAAGCTTTTTTAGATGAAAGAAAAGAATATAAGATCACCCAGGTTTTGGCCGGAGGGATCGACGTATCTTCCGGAGACGCTGAGATCTTCTCCAAAGGTGTAGAAAGAGAAGCAGCAGAGGTGATCACGGTTTTGGAAAGAGGACTTGTTATCTTAGCCGCAGTTTCAACCATCGCACCACTGATCGGATTCTTAGGAACCGTATCCGGGATGATCAACGCATTCGACGCAATTGCGAACGCCGATCAGGTAAACGCAAAAGTGGTCGCTGGCGGTATCAAAGAAGCCTTGATCACCACGGCGGCGGGTTTGATCGTCGCGATCCCTGCGATGACTTTCCACCAGTATCTTACTTCCAGGATCGACGGATTCACTTCGGAAATCGAGGAAGCGGCGAACAGAATCTATAAAGAATTCTTAAAAAGAAATTCCAAAAAAGCTTAA
- a CDS encoding TonB-dependent receptor → MKISKKSLLGIILSLCLLNIPILAQGAGKVQGQALDAQTAEPMFGVTAVIRSINKFGRTDVDGNYEILGVPDGNYTVEFIMQGMETQKKSVSVSGGKIARVNVAMGVKRLEEVVVEDRALNDTEASLLKFQKKAAAVSDGISAQAIQKTPDSSAGDVIRRVTGITLVGGRFVFVRGLGERYSNTLLNNSPLPSTEPNKRIVPLDLFPASLIKNIVVSKTFIPEDQAEFAGGTVKIETKDYPDQFFVKVGLQTGYNSNTTFQNFKTYSGGGQDWLGLSEGNRSKPDIVSALPDAPFKQVGSGQYGYNPAMVTIGSLQFSNQWTPTQMNAPLNKGFNFSIGNKFDLGGDRKLGLIFAITYSNDYQYRRETDVLNRAGAVISGIPVGDKNTKLNPAYRYNQQIYNESVNWGTILNTTFQVANGHRLHFKNFFSVNNDKEVMVYSGQNFASGQTIGSEKLNYIMRNLYSSQLSGDHIINLGGVKTKLEWRGAQSEANRNQPDMRDTIYAVQSGLEGQAPAILQGGTLGSSQFFSKTKDLSRHAGLDYEIPFNQWDGLQSKLKIGYSAVQRERGFEAQRYFFRGPSSGAATNFLGGAVPDPNYPIPPEVVYNPLNRGPKGYYVDEATQPTDQYNAKQKLFARYLQVDMPLTPKLRFIGGARYEDNYQAVATKNPFDPNASFFDSFNFKSYLNSYELSIVDPNFRSPAAINASKNLLPSSNFVYALDDKTNLRVSYTETISRPDFREMAPFQFFNVLGGGIEKGNQFLTKTYIHNYDFRYEKFPNPDEIIAIGVFGKQMSSPIEKVMEVDSQFRYTYTNAKSAYVHGIELEVRKSLSMFTPKLERWAFGLNTFFIKSEVQFQDWIYYQLSGTTQRPTNLSRPLQGQSPYVYNVNLRYRFDDNGDHTITMLYNEFGPRINAVGGIGIPDTYERPVGMLDFVYNLKFLEKWDIKLAARNVTDSRIKIVQENPILDSTVHYNSGFNIGNTFVPVFGHSYKGETINSYRLGPTITFSVTYNLN, encoded by the coding sequence ATGAAGATCTCTAAGAAATCGTTATTAGGAATTATTCTTTCCTTATGTTTATTGAATATTCCTATCCTCGCCCAAGGCGCGGGTAAGGTGCAGGGGCAAGCCCTGGACGCACAAACTGCAGAACCTATGTTCGGTGTCACTGCCGTAATCCGAAGTATCAATAAATTCGGAAGAACCGACGTTGACGGAAATTACGAAATCCTCGGCGTTCCCGACGGAAATTACACGGTTGAATTTATTATGCAAGGTATGGAGACCCAAAAAAAATCGGTTTCCGTTTCCGGCGGTAAAATTGCGCGAGTGAACGTCGCAATGGGTGTAAAAAGATTGGAAGAGGTAGTCGTCGAAGATCGTGCGTTAAACGATACCGAAGCGTCTCTCCTAAAGTTTCAAAAAAAGGCCGCGGCAGTTTCCGACGGTATCTCCGCGCAAGCGATTCAAAAAACCCCCGATTCAAGCGCGGGTGACGTGATTCGCCGCGTAACTGGAATCACATTGGTCGGCGGGAGATTTGTTTTCGTTCGAGGTCTTGGAGAAAGATATTCCAATACTCTTTTGAATAACTCCCCGCTTCCTTCCACCGAACCGAATAAGAGAATCGTTCCTCTCGACTTATTTCCAGCTTCTTTGATCAAGAACATCGTAGTTTCGAAAACTTTCATCCCGGAAGATCAGGCGGAATTCGCCGGTGGAACGGTTAAAATCGAAACAAAAGATTATCCTGATCAGTTCTTTGTGAAAGTCGGACTCCAAACCGGATACAATAGCAATACGACTTTTCAGAACTTCAAGACCTATAGCGGCGGAGGTCAGGATTGGCTCGGACTCTCGGAAGGAAATAGATCAAAACCTGATATCGTTTCTGCTCTTCCCGACGCTCCCTTCAAACAAGTAGGTTCCGGTCAATACGGCTATAATCCAGCAATGGTTACGATCGGTTCGCTTCAGTTCAGTAATCAATGGACTCCGACTCAAATGAACGCCCCCTTGAACAAAGGTTTTAATTTTTCGATCGGTAACAAGTTCGATTTGGGCGGCGATAGAAAACTTGGTTTGATCTTCGCGATCACTTATAGCAACGACTACCAATATAGAAGAGAAACCGACGTTCTTAATAGAGCGGGCGCCGTGATTTCCGGAATCCCCGTCGGCGATAAAAATACGAAACTCAACCCTGCATACAGATACAATCAACAGATATATAACGAATCCGTAAACTGGGGAACCATATTAAACACGACGTTCCAAGTTGCGAACGGACATAGACTGCATTTTAAAAACTTTTTCAGCGTAAACAACGATAAAGAAGTTATGGTGTATTCCGGTCAAAACTTCGCTTCCGGGCAAACGATCGGATCCGAAAAACTAAACTACATCATGCGAAATCTCTATAGTAGTCAACTTTCGGGGGATCATATCATCAACCTTGGCGGAGTTAAAACCAAGTTAGAATGGAGAGGCGCACAATCCGAAGCGAACAGAAACCAACCGGACATGAGAGATACGATTTACGCGGTTCAATCCGGTCTCGAAGGACAAGCTCCTGCGATTCTTCAAGGTGGAACCTTAGGTAGTAGCCAATTCTTCTCCAAAACGAAAGACTTAAGCAGACACGCAGGTCTCGATTATGAAATTCCATTCAATCAGTGGGACGGATTACAATCCAAGTTAAAGATCGGTTATTCAGCGGTTCAAAGAGAAAGAGGCTTCGAAGCACAAAGATACTTCTTCAGAGGACCTAGTTCCGGTGCGGCGACGAATTTCCTCGGCGGTGCGGTTCCCGATCCGAACTACCCGATTCCACCCGAAGTGGTCTATAACCCTCTCAACAGAGGACCAAAGGGTTACTACGTCGATGAAGCGACCCAACCGACGGACCAGTACAACGCCAAACAAAAGTTATTCGCAAGATACTTGCAAGTCGATATGCCTTTAACTCCGAAATTGAGATTCATCGGTGGAGCGCGATATGAGGACAACTACCAAGCCGTTGCGACAAAAAACCCTTTTGATCCGAACGCGTCTTTCTTTGATAGTTTCAACTTCAAGTCGTATCTCAACTCTTACGAATTATCGATCGTTGACCCGAACTTCCGTTCACCAGCCGCAATCAACGCAAGCAAGAATCTTCTTCCATCTTCCAACTTTGTCTACGCACTGGACGACAAAACGAACTTGAGAGTTTCCTATACTGAAACGATTTCAAGACCCGACTTTAGAGAAATGGCGCCGTTTCAATTCTTCAACGTTTTGGGCGGTGGTATCGAAAAAGGAAATCAGTTCTTAACAAAGACTTACATTCATAACTATGACTTCCGTTATGAAAAATTTCCGAACCCGGACGAAATCATTGCGATCGGCGTTTTCGGAAAACAAATGTCGTCTCCGATCGAAAAGGTTATGGAAGTGGATTCTCAATTCAGATACACATATACGAACGCGAAATCCGCTTACGTCCACGGTATCGAATTGGAAGTTAGAAAATCGCTCAGCATGTTTACTCCTAAACTGGAACGTTGGGCTTTCGGCTTAAACACATTCTTTATCAAGTCCGAAGTTCAATTTCAAGATTGGATCTACTATCAACTCAGCGGCACGACACAAAGACCGACGAATCTTTCCAGACCTCTGCAAGGTCAGTCACCATACGTATATAACGTGAACCTTCGATACAGATTCGACGATAACGGCGACCATACGATCACGATGTTATACAACGAATTCGGTCCAAGGATCAACGCGGTGGGTGGTATTGGAATTCCGGATACGTATGAAAGACCGGTGGGAATGTTGGACTTCGTCTACAATCTGAAGTTTCTTGAAAAATGGGATATCAAACTCGCGGCGCGAAACGTAACCGATAGCAGAATCAAGATCGTGCAAGAGAACCCTATTTTGGATTCAACGGTTCACTACAACTCCGGTTTCAATATAGGAAATACGTTTGTCCCCGTTTTCGGTCATAGTTACAAAGGCGAGACAATCAACTCCTATCGTCTTGGTCCTACGATCACTTTCTCGGTTACTTACAACTTAAATTAA
- a CDS encoding putative bifunctional diguanylate cyclase/phosphodiesterase — MTEQNLGLYETLSKIKPLKTYTSKILLVAFLGTHVPLITLLAYYVINTGYDVRMIVQTLLIALIATLAGTGATLYALHKLLAPVTLTSLCLKKYLNEKILPNLPVDYTDEAGTLMAGTTLTVRKLDEVINYLSNYDPLTSLPNKDSFVEKIHSEIKNANSDSLAIVSFGIYKWKDIKNTFGNHASDLFLRFVSKRLSDLSNDSILLGRTGESEFSILFPASKNVESETETRVAEILENFKQPIPIAGEEIYPNLKAGISLFPIDGTSAEQLLWKSEAALQGSIALDRDFDFFTSELNDKLKEKLTLEKELRDALSKDQFLVVYQPKVNLKTGQIVGMEALVRWKHPNLGLVSPLQFIPLAEETGLIIPLGELVLRKACDDLQDWKKRGNPAFRVSVNLSPIQFRKKFLTETILRILEETNTAPQELELEITESALAGDPSLTLDVLNSLHRSGITLSLDDFGTGYSSLSSLSQYPIHTLKIDQSFVRGLSTDSSSESIVRTILALAESLSLTTVAEGIETEEQKRLLTAQGCEMGQGFLFSKPLSITDLEFLSKSSRFQNVFG, encoded by the coding sequence ATGACAGAACAAAATCTTGGGCTTTACGAAACACTCTCCAAAATCAAACCGCTTAAAACATATACTTCCAAAATCTTATTAGTCGCCTTTTTAGGAACTCACGTGCCTTTGATTACGTTACTCGCCTATTACGTGATCAACACCGGTTACGATGTGAGGATGATCGTACAGACGTTGCTCATCGCTCTCATCGCGACGCTTGCCGGAACGGGTGCGACTCTGTATGCGCTTCATAAACTTTTGGCTCCGGTTACACTCACGTCTCTCTGTCTTAAAAAATACTTGAATGAAAAAATTCTTCCAAACCTTCCCGTCGATTATACGGACGAAGCGGGAACTTTAATGGCGGGCACAACCCTTACGGTTCGTAAATTGGATGAAGTCATCAATTATCTTTCCAATTACGATCCGCTCACAAGCCTACCAAACAAGGATTCTTTCGTGGAAAAAATCCATTCTGAAATCAAAAACGCGAACTCGGATAGTCTCGCAATTGTTTCTTTCGGAATATACAAGTGGAAAGATATAAAGAATACGTTCGGCAATCACGCATCGGATTTGTTTCTAAGATTTGTAAGTAAACGTCTTTCCGATCTTTCGAACGACTCAATTCTTCTTGGTAGGACCGGTGAAAGTGAATTTTCGATTCTTTTTCCAGCTTCGAAGAACGTTGAAAGCGAAACGGAAACGAGAGTCGCGGAAATTTTAGAAAACTTCAAACAGCCGATTCCTATTGCCGGCGAGGAAATTTATCCAAACCTGAAAGCGGGAATCTCCCTATTTCCGATCGATGGAACGTCAGCGGAACAATTGCTTTGGAAATCGGAAGCGGCTCTTCAAGGAAGCATCGCGTTAGACAGAGACTTCGATTTTTTTACTTCCGAATTGAACGACAAGCTCAAAGAGAAACTCACGCTCGAAAAAGAATTGAGAGACGCTCTTTCCAAGGATCAATTTTTGGTCGTTTATCAACCGAAAGTGAATTTAAAAACGGGCCAGATTGTGGGAATGGAAGCACTCGTTCGCTGGAAACATCCAAACCTTGGACTTGTCTCCCCTCTTCAATTCATTCCCTTGGCAGAAGAAACTGGCTTGATTATTCCGCTCGGAGAATTGGTTCTTCGGAAAGCCTGCGACGATCTTCAGGATTGGAAGAAAAGGGGGAATCCGGCTTTTCGAGTTTCCGTAAATCTTTCCCCGATTCAGTTTCGAAAAAAATTCTTAACGGAAACCATTTTAAGAATATTAGAAGAAACGAATACAGCTCCTCAAGAATTGGAATTGGAAATCACCGAAAGCGCCCTCGCAGGAGATCCAAGCCTGACTCTCGACGTTTTGAATTCTCTACATCGATCTGGAATTACACTTTCTCTAGACGACTTCGGTACGGGTTATTCTTCCTTAAGCTCCTTGAGTCAATATCCCATCCACACTTTAAAAATAGATCAATCCTTTGTGAGAGGACTTTCAACCGATTCTTCAAGTGAATCGATCGTTCGAACCATTCTTGCCCTCGCCGAAAGCCTAAGTTTAACCACGGTCGCAGAAGGAATCGAAACGGAGGAACAAAAACGACTCCTAACCGCACAAGGATGCGAAATGGGCCAAGGCTTTTTATTTTCTAAGCCTCTTTCGATCACGGACTTGGAATTTTTATCCAAAAGTTCGCGTTTTCAAAACGTTTTCGGTTAA
- a CDS encoding TetR/AcrR family transcriptional regulator: MPKIVDHEVYRISILTRCLGLFAKRGYAMVTMREISKELRVSTGSLYHYFPTKEVLFEEMAKWVVREDAKQLVDIRDRNREKSVSEKLELLFEFVREREGHFRDLILLACDLYRREDSEPAKAILKDCSSIFRSAIESHLDLRNPEMENLFFSVLIGTIFQRMMDQGTVDFEKTFEIVRVFAPFLTGGLFMEFKKIGNE, encoded by the coding sequence GTGCCGAAAATTGTGGATCACGAAGTTTACCGGATTTCCATTCTTACCCGCTGTTTGGGTCTTTTTGCAAAGAGGGGTTATGCGATGGTAACGATGAGAGAGATTTCCAAGGAACTTCGAGTATCCACCGGATCATTGTATCATTATTTCCCGACGAAAGAGGTGTTATTCGAGGAGATGGCCAAGTGGGTGGTTCGGGAAGACGCCAAGCAGTTGGTAGATATCCGGGATCGAAACCGTGAAAAGTCGGTCTCGGAAAAACTCGAACTGCTCTTCGAATTTGTGAGGGAAAGGGAAGGGCATTTTCGCGATTTGATCCTTCTCGCGTGCGATCTTTACAGAAGAGAAGATTCGGAACCCGCGAAAGCGATCTTAAAAGATTGTTCTTCGATTTTTCGTAGCGCAATCGAAAGCCATCTCGATTTAAGAAATCCGGAAATGGAGAATCTTTTCTTTAGCGTTCTGATCGGGACAATCTTTCAAAGAATGATGGATCAAGGAACGGTAGATTTTGAAAAAACATTCGAGATCGTCCGGGTCTTCGCTCCGTTTCTGACAGGCGGTTTGTTTATGGAATTTAAAAAGATCGGGAATGAATGA
- a CDS encoding alkane 1-monooxygenase, producing MTNLKRYSFIVCFLVPAFAVLGFYLGGAYNFLTFAIVFGVLPILDVLVGADPSNPVEEEVPSLQNEFYFRFLTYVWAWVQIALVIWSLYEIQTKELTGLEWFGFVLAIGINTGGIGITVAHELGHKSKKIEQWYSKFILMTVCYMHFFIEHNRGHHVNVSTHEDPASSRKGESFYKFYPRTVFGSYFSAWKLEEKRLSKLGKSSWSLENEMISSTVIPLLFIGIVTAGLTFYTGRFSWEVPAFFFAQSFIAFSLLEVVNYIEHYGLQRKEIAPGKFEKVLPIHSWNQNFAVSNAFLFQLQRHSDHHANAGRRYSALRHFEESPQLPYGYEVMVLVALIPPLWYKIMDWRLEDWKKKYYANSNSETVRSAV from the coding sequence ATGACCAATTTGAAACGTTACTCGTTCATTGTTTGTTTTTTGGTTCCGGCTTTTGCGGTGCTGGGTTTTTATTTAGGCGGAGCGTATAATTTTCTTACCTTCGCGATTGTATTCGGCGTTCTTCCGATTCTGGACGTTCTGGTCGGAGCGGATCCGTCCAATCCGGTCGAAGAAGAGGTTCCGTCTTTACAAAATGAATTCTATTTTCGATTTCTGACTTATGTTTGGGCATGGGTTCAGATCGCTTTGGTGATTTGGTCGCTCTATGAGATTCAAACCAAAGAACTGACTGGATTGGAGTGGTTCGGATTCGTGCTCGCGATCGGAATCAATACCGGTGGAATCGGAATCACGGTCGCGCATGAGCTGGGTCATAAAAGTAAGAAGATAGAACAATGGTATTCGAAATTCATTCTCATGACCGTTTGTTATATGCATTTTTTTATCGAGCACAACCGAGGACATCACGTAAACGTTTCTACACACGAGGATCCCGCGTCTTCCAGGAAAGGAGAATCCTTTTACAAATTTTATCCAAGAACCGTATTCGGTTCTTATTTCTCTGCTTGGAAGTTGGAAGAAAAACGGCTTTCCAAACTAGGAAAGTCTTCTTGGTCTCTGGAGAATGAGATGATTTCGTCGACGGTAATTCCACTTTTGTTTATAGGGATCGTGACAGCGGGACTTACTTTTTATACCGGTAGATTTTCCTGGGAAGTGCCGGCATTCTTTTTTGCTCAGAGTTTTATCGCATTCTCCCTTTTAGAGGTTGTGAATTATATAGAACACTACGGACTTCAGAGGAAAGAAATTGCACCGGGAAAGTTTGAGAAAGTTTTACCGATTCATTCGTGGAATCAGAATTTCGCGGTGAGTAACGCGTTTCTTTTTCAACTTCAGAGACACTCCGATCACCACGCGAATGCCGGAAGACGTTATTCGGCATTAAGACATTTCGAAGAAAGTCCGCAACTTCCTTACGGTTACGAAGTGATGGTTCTGGTCGCTTTGATTCCGCCTCTCTGGTATAAGATTATGGACTGGAGATTGGAAGACTGGAAGAAGAAATACTACGCGAATTCAAATTCGGAAACGGTCAGAAGCGCCGTCTAA
- the pepN gene encoding aminopeptidase N — MDAPNILTQTEALERANLVNQVSYSIHLDLKAGSPMYQGETKILFFYTGKGKGKLKIDFVTKKIEVFSLNGREFSGYTKTDSSLDLPGDSLKSGKNEIKIKYTNEYNHSGSGFHQFQDPADGSEYLHTDFEPFEAHRMFPCFDQPDLKATYELSLSGPKDWKYIHNTLASKEEFKEGRIEIQFQKTALFSTYLFALIVGPYEVWEDKYKNIPLRILCRKSLSKFMDAENIFAITKESFAFLESYFEVPYPYGKYDQIFVPEFNMGAMENVGAVTFSEHYIFRSPRIYSEYLGRANTIYHEMVHMWFGNLVTMKWWNDLWLNESFADYLSYYAMSHGKLFPDALEHFYVREEWAYREDQLSTTHPIAGTAENTLDAISNFDGISYSKGASVLRQLMYYIGEESFRKAMRKYFQKFANSNTVQNDFLDTMSETSGIDIRGWSKEWLDTTGVNTLLPEWKEDHLLIRQLPSEKNGLYRTHALEVTIFSLRGDSFETVWKDRIVVKGKETILPYKHVSGSSEIVVLNTNDHAYAKTYLPKDSIVLLKTSLNKLKDRFSRRILWGSLWQMTRDAEISPKDFLEIVFSQGIKEEDLSVRSSHILTKASSIAASYLKKENREEWSTKLNELAKKGILDPETKDEEKIVWYRILEGTSRNQNQLNYLRDLLDGNVKIPGIKIDQERRWSILTRLSAFGIEDALDLIEKELKTDTSDLGTKKAYGAKVAFPNAGTKEDAWKEFNDPKTKFSTDMLRYGMRGFYWDHQEDILKIYEEKYFQNVIKIYKERDSHFSSAFGNILFPGVEPNQDLVDRTNRFLKEEKEIPALLKKDLKQHRDDLERTVKILSKQ, encoded by the coding sequence ATGGATGCTCCCAACATACTCACCCAAACAGAAGCCCTTGAAAGAGCGAACCTTGTTAATCAAGTAAGCTACTCCATTCATTTGGATTTGAAAGCCGGATCTCCAATGTATCAAGGAGAGACAAAAATTCTATTCTTCTATACCGGCAAAGGAAAAGGAAAACTCAAGATCGATTTTGTCACAAAGAAGATCGAAGTGTTCTCGTTAAACGGAAGAGAATTCTCCGGCTATACAAAGACGGATTCTTCTCTCGATCTTCCCGGCGATTCTCTCAAGTCCGGAAAAAACGAAATTAAGATCAAATATACGAACGAATACAATCATAGCGGCTCCGGCTTCCATCAATTTCAAGATCCTGCGGACGGTTCCGAATATCTTCACACGGATTTCGAACCGTTCGAAGCGCATCGAATGTTTCCCTGCTTCGATCAACCCGATCTCAAAGCAACGTACGAACTTTCTCTGAGCGGACCGAAGGATTGGAAATACATTCATAATACTCTTGCTTCCAAAGAAGAATTCAAAGAAGGAAGAATTGAAATTCAATTTCAAAAAACCGCTTTATTTTCCACATACTTATTTGCCTTGATCGTCGGGCCTTACGAAGTCTGGGAAGACAAATACAAAAACATTCCTCTTAGAATTCTTTGTAGAAAATCTCTTTCGAAGTTTATGGACGCAGAGAACATCTTTGCGATCACAAAAGAATCCTTCGCATTCTTAGAATCCTATTTCGAAGTTCCATATCCCTACGGAAAATACGATCAGATCTTCGTTCCCGAATTCAATATGGGCGCGATGGAAAACGTCGGTGCGGTCACTTTTTCCGAGCACTACATTTTCAGAAGTCCGAGAATCTATTCCGAATATCTCGGAAGAGCCAATACGATCTATCACGAAATGGTTCATATGTGGTTCGGAAATCTTGTAACGATGAAATGGTGGAATGATCTCTGGTTAAACGAAAGTTTCGCGGACTATCTTTCCTATTACGCGATGTCGCACGGAAAACTTTTCCCGGACGCACTCGAACATTTTTACGTAAGAGAGGAATGGGCGTACAGAGAGGATCAGTTATCCACGACACATCCGATCGCGGGCACGGCGGAAAATACGTTAGACGCCATCAGTAACTTCGACGGAATCTCCTATTCAAAAGGCGCCTCGGTCCTTCGCCAGTTGATGTATTACATCGGAGAAGAATCCTTTCGAAAGGCGATGCGCAAATACTTTCAAAAATTTGCGAATTCCAATACGGTTCAGAACGATTTTTTAGACACGATGTCCGAGACGTCCGGAATCGACATTCGGGGTTGGAGCAAAGAATGGCTCGACACAACAGGTGTAAACACGCTCCTCCCGGAATGGAAAGAGGATCATCTTTTGATTAGGCAACTTCCTTCCGAAAAAAACGGCTTATACAGAACTCACGCTCTAGAAGTAACGATATTTTCTCTCAGAGGGGATTCTTTCGAGACGGTCTGGAAAGATAGAATCGTTGTGAAAGGCAAAGAAACGATCCTACCATACAAACACGTTTCAGGCAGTTCCGAAATCGTCGTCTTAAACACGAACGACCACGCTTACGCCAAAACCTATCTTCCGAAGGATTCTATCGTCTTACTAAAGACTTCGCTTAACAAATTAAAGGACAGATTTTCAAGAAGAATTCTCTGGGGTTCTCTGTGGCAAATGACGCGTGACGCGGAAATTTCACCCAAGGACTTTTTGGAAATTGTCTTTTCGCAGGGAATCAAAGAGGAAGACCTTTCCGTTAGGAGCAGTCATATTCTTACGAAAGCCTCTTCTATCGCCGCTAGTTATCTAAAAAAAGAGAACAGAGAAGAATGGTCTACGAAACTCAACGAACTCGCGAAAAAAGGAATTTTAGATCCTGAGACGAAGGACGAGGAAAAAATAGTCTGGTATCGAATTCTGGAAGGGACGTCCCGGAACCAAAATCAGTTGAATTATTTGCGTGATCTCTTAGACGGAAACGTAAAGATCCCTGGAATCAAAATCGACCAAGAAAGAAGATGGAGTATCCTGACTAGACTTTCCGCGTTCGGAATCGAAGACGCGTTAGATCTCATTGAAAAGGAATTGAAGACGGACACTTCCGATCTCGGAACCAAAAAAGCATACGGAGCCAAGGTGGCGTTTCCGAATGCAGGCACGAAAGAAGATGCTTGGAAAGAATTCAACGACCCGAAAACGAAATTTTCAACGGATATGCTCCGCTATGGGATGCGGGGGTTTTACTGGGACCACCAGGAAGATATCCTAAAAATCTACGAGGAGAAATACTTTCAGAATGTGATCAAGATTTACAAAGAAAGAGATTCCCATTTCTCCAGCGCGTTTGGAAACATTTTATTTCCAGGCGTGGAGCCGAATCAAGATCTTGTAGATAGAACAAATCGGTTTCTAAAAGAGGAGAAAGAAATTCCGGCACTTTTGAAAAAAGACCTCAAACAGCATAGAGATGATTTGGAGAGAACCGTAAAAATTCTTTCCAAACAATAA